A portion of the Streptomyces platensis genome contains these proteins:
- a CDS encoding integration host factor — protein MALPPLTPEQRAAALEKAAAARRERAEVKNRLKHSGASLHEVIKQGQENDVIGKMKVSALLESLPGVGKVRAKQIMERLGISESRRVRGLGSNQIASLEREFGSTAS, from the coding sequence GTGGCTCTTCCGCCCCTTACCCCTGAACAGCGCGCAGCCGCGCTCGAGAAGGCCGCCGCGGCTCGCCGGGAGCGCGCCGAGGTCAAGAATCGGCTCAAGCACTCCGGTGCTTCCCTCCATGAGGTCATCAAGCAGGGCCAGGAGAACGACGTCATCGGCAAGATGAAGGTCTCCGCCCTCTTGGAGTCCCTGCCGGGCGTCGGCAAGGTCCGCGCCAAGCAGATCATGGAACGGCTCGGTATCTCCGAGAGCCGCCGAGTCCGGGGACTTGGCTCCAACCAGATCGCGTCGCTGGAGCGCGAGTTCGGCAGCACCGCTTCCTGA
- the pyrF gene encoding orotidine-5'-phosphate decarboxylase, which translates to MTREAAHPPAAPFGARLRQAMDERGPLCVGIDPHASLLADWGLNDDVAGLARFTRTVVEALGETVAVFKPQSAFFERFGSRGLAVLETAVVEARERGALVLMDAKRGDIGSTMAAYAETFLRPDSPLFSDALTVSPYLGYGSLRPAVDLARESGAGLFVLALTSNPEGAEVQRAVREDGSTLAATMLGHLAAENAGAEPLGSFGAVVGATLGDLSSFDLAINGPLLAPGIGAQGATPADLPKVFGNAAHNVVPSVSRGVLRHGPDPAALRAAADRFADEVRTALT; encoded by the coding sequence ATGACCCGGGAAGCCGCCCACCCGCCGGCCGCCCCCTTCGGCGCGCGCCTGCGGCAGGCCATGGACGAGCGCGGCCCGCTCTGCGTCGGGATCGACCCCCATGCCTCGCTGCTGGCCGACTGGGGCCTGAACGACGATGTCGCGGGTCTGGCCCGCTTCACCCGCACCGTCGTGGAGGCCCTCGGCGAGACGGTCGCCGTCTTCAAGCCGCAGTCCGCGTTCTTCGAGCGCTTCGGCTCGCGCGGCCTGGCCGTCCTGGAGACCGCCGTCGTCGAGGCGCGCGAACGCGGTGCCCTGGTCCTGATGGACGCCAAGCGCGGCGACATCGGCTCCACCATGGCCGCCTACGCCGAGACCTTCCTGCGCCCGGACTCCCCGCTGTTCTCGGACGCGCTGACGGTCTCCCCCTACCTCGGGTACGGCTCGCTCCGGCCGGCCGTCGACCTGGCCCGCGAGAGCGGCGCCGGACTCTTCGTGCTCGCCCTCACCTCCAACCCGGAGGGCGCGGAGGTCCAGCGGGCGGTGCGCGAGGACGGCAGCACCCTCGCGGCGACGATGCTCGGCCATCTTGCCGCCGAAAACGCCGGAGCCGAACCGCTGGGTTCCTTCGGCGCGGTCGTCGGCGCCACGCTCGGCGATCTCTCCTCGTTCGATCTGGCGATCAACGGTCCGCTGCTCGCCCCCGGCATCGGCGCGCAGGGCGCCACGCCCGCCGACCTGCCGAAGGTCTTCGGAAACGCCGCGCACAACGTCGTCCCGAGCGTCAGCCGGGGGGTGCTGCGGCACGGTCCGGACCCCGCGGCGCTGCGCGCGGCGGCGGACCGATTCGCCGACGAAGTGCGCACCGCGCTCACCTAG
- a CDS encoding primosomal protein N': MSRENGRPEAGAADAGEQLALIREAVRETKAERAKPRTWRGAELAAELPVARVLVDKGLVHLDRYFDYAVPAAMDHEAQPGVRVRVRFGAGEKGGRREGGKLVSGFIVERVAESDYRGVLAPVAQVLSSERVLTPELLALCRSVADRYAGTLADVVQLAVPPRRARAEAKPSPAPLPPNPPPEPGSWERYGAGAGFLAALTRGDAPRAVWTALPGPTWPQELARAAAAALTGGRGALVVVPDGRAAARVDAALGELIGAGRHVLLTADAGPEERYRRWLAVSRGAVRAVVGTRAAMFAPVADLGLVALWDDGDASHSDPHAPQPHAREVLIQRSVHERAGFLLGGLSCTVEAAQLVETGWARPLTAERDQVRAAAPLVRTVGDGDEARDAAARAARLPSMAWQVVRDGLQRGPVLIQVPRRGYAPRLACERCRTPARCRSCAGPLEAQDAGELCCAWCGRPEPDWHCSECGGARLRAQIVGARRTAEELGRVFPAVPVRTSGRDHVLATVPAAPALVVSTPGAEPVAEGDGYAAALLLDGWALLGRPDLRAGEEALRRWLGAAALVRGQAAGGTVAVIAEPTLRPVQALVRWDPVGHAVRELAERAELGFPPVSRMAAVAGRADDVTELLRSAELPAGAEVLGPVPLPVPDPARPRRPGDPPPGEQWERALVRVRPGQGAALAAALKAARAARLVKREGEAVRVRIDPPDLG; the protein is encoded by the coding sequence GTGAGCAGGGAGAACGGGCGACCGGAGGCGGGGGCGGCGGATGCGGGCGAGCAGTTGGCCCTCATCCGGGAGGCCGTGCGGGAGACCAAGGCGGAGCGGGCGAAGCCGCGGACCTGGCGGGGGGCCGAGCTGGCGGCCGAGCTGCCGGTGGCGCGGGTGCTGGTCGACAAGGGGCTGGTGCACCTCGACCGGTATTTCGACTATGCGGTCCCGGCGGCGATGGATCACGAGGCGCAGCCCGGGGTCCGGGTCCGGGTGCGCTTCGGGGCGGGGGAGAAGGGTGGTCGGCGCGAGGGCGGCAAGCTGGTCAGTGGCTTCATCGTGGAGCGGGTCGCGGAGAGCGACTACCGGGGGGTGCTCGCCCCGGTCGCGCAGGTGCTGTCGTCCGAGCGGGTGCTGACGCCGGAGCTGCTGGCGCTGTGCCGGTCGGTCGCGGACCGCTATGCCGGGACGCTCGCCGATGTGGTGCAGCTGGCGGTGCCGCCCCGGCGGGCGCGCGCGGAGGCCAAGCCCTCGCCCGCCCCGCTGCCGCCCAACCCGCCCCCGGAGCCGGGAAGTTGGGAGCGCTACGGTGCCGGCGCCGGGTTCCTGGCGGCGCTCACCCGGGGGGACGCGCCGCGGGCGGTGTGGACGGCGCTGCCCGGGCCGACCTGGCCACAGGAGCTGGCGCGGGCGGCGGCCGCGGCGCTGACTGGCGGCCGCGGTGCGCTGGTGGTGGTGCCGGACGGGCGGGCCGCGGCGCGGGTGGACGCGGCCCTCGGTGAGCTGATCGGCGCGGGCCGGCATGTGCTGCTGACCGCCGACGCCGGGCCCGAGGAGCGCTATCGCCGCTGGCTGGCGGTCAGCCGGGGCGCGGTGCGCGCCGTGGTGGGGACCCGGGCGGCGATGTTCGCGCCGGTCGCCGACCTGGGCCTGGTCGCCCTCTGGGACGACGGGGACGCCAGCCACAGCGACCCGCATGCGCCGCAGCCGCATGCCCGTGAGGTCCTCATCCAGCGGTCGGTCCATGAGCGGGCGGGATTTCTGCTGGGCGGGCTCAGCTGCACGGTCGAGGCGGCCCAGCTGGTCGAGACGGGCTGGGCGCGCCCGCTGACCGCCGAGCGCGATCAGGTGCGGGCCGCGGCGCCCCTGGTGCGTACGGTCGGCGACGGTGACGAGGCGCGGGACGCCGCCGCCCGGGCCGCCCGGCTGCCGTCGATGGCCTGGCAGGTGGTGCGGGACGGCCTCCAGCGCGGACCGGTGCTCATCCAGGTGCCGCGCCGGGGATACGCGCCCCGGCTGGCGTGCGAACGGTGCCGTACCCCCGCGCGCTGCCGGTCCTGCGCGGGCCCGCTGGAGGCGCAGGACGCCGGCGAGCTGTGCTGTGCGTGGTGCGGCCGCCCGGAGCCGGACTGGCACTGCTCCGAGTGCGGCGGCGCGCGGCTGCGGGCCCAGATCGTGGGGGCGCGGCGGACGGCGGAGGAGCTCGGCCGGGTGTTCCCGGCGGTGCCGGTGCGGACCTCGGGGCGGGACCATGTGCTGGCCACGGTGCCCGCTGCCCCCGCGCTCGTGGTGAGCACCCCCGGTGCGGAGCCGGTGGCCGAGGGCGACGGGTATGCGGCCGCGCTGCTGCTGGACGGCTGGGCGCTGCTGGGGCGGCCGGACCTGCGGGCGGGGGAGGAGGCGCTGCGCCGCTGGCTGGGAGCCGCCGCGCTGGTCCGCGGTCAGGCGGCGGGCGGCACGGTCGCGGTGATCGCGGAGCCGACGCTGCGGCCGGTGCAGGCGCTGGTGCGCTGGGATCCGGTCGGCCATGCGGTCCGTGAGCTGGCCGAGCGGGCCGAGCTGGGCTTCCCTCCGGTGTCGCGGATGGCTGCCGTGGCCGGCCGCGCCGACGATGTCACCGAGCTGTTGAGATCCGCCGAACTCCCCGCGGGCGCCGAGGTGTTGGGGCCCGTACCACTCCCGGTGCCGGACCCCGCTCGCCCGCGCCGCCCGGGCGACCCGCCGCCGGGCGAGCAGTGGGAGCGTGCGCTGGTCCGGGTCCGCCCCGGCCAGGGCGCGGCCCTCGCCGCCGCGCTCAAGGCCGCCCGAGCGGCCCGGCTGGTCAAGCGGGAGGGAGAGGCGGTACGGGTCCGGATCGATCCGCCCGATCTGGGGTGA
- the rpoZ gene encoding DNA-directed RNA polymerase subunit omega — protein MSSSITAPEGIINPPIDELLEATDSKYSLVIYAAKRARQINAYYSQLGEGLLEYVGPLVDTHVHEKPLSIALREINAGLLTSEAIEGPAQ, from the coding sequence GTGTCCTCTTCCATCACTGCACCCGAGGGCATCATCAACCCGCCCATTGATGAGCTTCTCGAGGCCACCGATTCGAAGTACAGCCTGGTGATCTACGCCGCCAAGCGCGCGCGCCAGATCAACGCGTACTACTCCCAGCTCGGCGAGGGCCTGCTCGAGTACGTCGGCCCCCTCGTGGACACGCACGTCCACGAGAAGCCCCTCTCGATCGCGCTCCGTGAGATCAACGCGGGTCTGCTGACCTCGGAGGCCATCGAGGGCCCCGCCCAGTAA
- the metK gene encoding methionine adenosyltransferase, protein MSRRLFTSESVTEGHPDKIADQISDTILDALLKEDPTSRVAVETLITTGLVHVAGEVTTKAYADIPNLVRNKILDIGYDSSKKGFDGASCGVSVSIGAQSPDIAQGVDTAYENRVEGDDDELDKQGAGDQGLMFGYACDETPELMPLPINLAHRLSRRLSEVRKNGTIPYLRPDGKTQVTIEYDGHKAVRLDTVVVSSQHASDIDLDSLLAPDIREFVVEHVLNQLVEDGIKLDTEGYRLLVNPTGRFEIGGPMGDAGLTGRKIIIDTYGGMARHGGGAFSGKDPSKVDRSAAYAMRWVAKNVVAAGLAARCEVQVAYAIGKAEPVGLFVETFGTATVDTDKIEQAIGEVFDLRPAAIIRDLDLLRPIYAETAAYGHFGRELEDFTWERTDRVEALKQAAGL, encoded by the coding sequence GTGTCCCGCCGCCTTTTCACCTCGGAATCCGTCACCGAGGGACACCCCGACAAGATCGCTGACCAGATCAGCGACACCATCCTCGACGCTCTCCTCAAGGAAGACCCGACGTCCCGGGTCGCCGTGGAGACGCTGATCACCACCGGCCTGGTGCATGTGGCCGGCGAGGTGACGACGAAGGCGTACGCCGACATCCCCAACCTCGTCCGCAACAAGATCCTGGACATCGGGTACGACTCGTCCAAGAAGGGCTTCGACGGCGCTTCCTGCGGCGTCTCGGTGTCCATCGGCGCGCAGTCCCCGGACATCGCCCAGGGTGTCGACACCGCGTACGAGAACCGCGTCGAGGGCGATGACGACGAGCTGGACAAGCAGGGCGCCGGCGACCAGGGCCTGATGTTCGGCTACGCCTGCGACGAGACGCCGGAGCTGATGCCGCTCCCGATCAACCTCGCGCACCGGCTCTCCCGCCGCCTGTCCGAGGTCCGCAAGAACGGGACCATCCCCTACCTCCGTCCCGACGGCAAGACCCAGGTCACCATCGAGTACGACGGCCACAAGGCCGTCCGCCTCGACACCGTCGTGGTTTCCTCGCAGCACGCCAGCGACATCGACCTGGACTCGCTGCTCGCGCCCGACATTCGCGAGTTCGTCGTCGAGCACGTCCTCAACCAGCTGGTCGAGGACGGCATCAAGCTGGACACCGAGGGCTACCGTCTGCTGGTCAACCCGACCGGGCGCTTCGAGATCGGCGGCCCCATGGGTGACGCCGGCCTCACCGGCCGCAAGATCATCATCGACACCTACGGCGGCATGGCCCGCCACGGTGGCGGCGCCTTCTCCGGCAAGGACCCGTCCAAGGTCGACCGCTCGGCCGCCTACGCGATGCGCTGGGTCGCCAAGAACGTCGTCGCGGCCGGCCTCGCGGCCCGCTGTGAGGTCCAGGTCGCCTACGCGATCGGCAAGGCCGAGCCGGTCGGTCTCTTCGTCGAGACCTTCGGCACCGCCACGGTCGACACCGACAAGATCGAGCAGGCCATCGGCGAGGTCTTCGACCTCCGCCCGGCGGCCATCATCCGCGACCTCGACCTGCTCCGTCCCATCTACGCGGAGACCGCCGCCTACGGCCACTTCGGCCGTGAGCTGGAGGACTTCACCTGGGAGCGCACGGACCGCGTGGAGGCGCTGAAGCAGGCCGCGGGGCTGTAA
- the coaBC gene encoding bifunctional phosphopantothenoylcysteine decarboxylase/phosphopantothenate--cysteine ligase CoaBC: MDMRERERPRVVLGVSGGIAAYKACELLRRLTESGHDVRVVPTASALHFVGEATWSALSGNPAGTEVWESVHEVPHVRIGQAADLVVVAPATADMLAKAAHGLADDLLTNTLLTARCPVIFAPAMHTEMWENPATQENVATLRRRGALVIDPAVGRLTGVDTGKGRFPDPAEIFAFCRRVLARGARASEQDLAGRHVVISAGGTREPLDPVRYLGNRSSGKQGYALARTAVARGARVTLVAGNTELPDPAGVDVIPVGTARRLREEMVKAAADADAVVMAAAVADFRPAVYASGKIKKVEGQEPEPIALVRNPDILAELSAERAHPGQLVVGFAAETDDVLANGRAKLARKGCDLLVVNEVGEHKAFGSAENEAVILAADGTETPVPYGPKESLADTVWDLVAPRLAETRR, encoded by the coding sequence ATGGACATGCGGGAGCGGGAGCGGCCCAGGGTCGTCCTGGGGGTCAGCGGCGGGATCGCCGCGTACAAGGCGTGCGAACTGCTGCGGCGGCTGACCGAGTCCGGGCACGACGTACGGGTGGTGCCGACCGCTTCGGCGCTGCACTTCGTGGGGGAGGCCACCTGGTCGGCGCTGTCCGGCAACCCGGCGGGCACCGAGGTCTGGGAGTCCGTCCACGAGGTCCCGCACGTCCGTATCGGCCAGGCCGCCGATCTCGTCGTGGTGGCGCCCGCCACCGCCGACATGCTGGCCAAGGCCGCGCACGGCCTCGCCGACGATCTGCTGACGAACACGCTGCTCACCGCCCGCTGTCCGGTGATCTTCGCGCCCGCGATGCACACCGAGATGTGGGAGAACCCGGCCACCCAGGAGAACGTCGCCACCCTGCGCCGCCGCGGCGCGCTGGTGATCGACCCCGCGGTCGGCCGGCTGACCGGCGTCGACACCGGCAAGGGCCGCTTCCCCGACCCGGCCGAGATCTTCGCGTTCTGCCGCCGGGTGCTGGCCCGCGGTGCGCGAGCGAGCGAGCAGGATCTCGCCGGACGCCATGTCGTGATCAGCGCGGGCGGTACCCGCGAGCCGCTGGATCCCGTCCGCTACCTGGGCAATCGCTCCTCCGGCAAGCAGGGCTACGCGCTCGCCCGTACGGCGGTGGCCCGCGGCGCCCGGGTCACCCTGGTCGCCGGCAACACCGAGCTGCCCGATCCGGCCGGTGTGGACGTGATCCCCGTCGGTACGGCCCGCCGGCTCCGTGAGGAGATGGTGAAGGCCGCCGCGGACGCCGACGCGGTGGTCATGGCCGCCGCCGTCGCCGATTTCCGTCCCGCCGTCTACGCCTCCGGCAAGATCAAGAAGGTTGAGGGCCAGGAGCCGGAACCCATCGCCTTGGTGCGAAATCCGGACATCCTCGCCGAGCTTTCCGCCGAGCGGGCCCACCCGGGCCAGCTCGTAGTCGGCTTCGCCGCGGAGACCGACGACGTGCTCGCCAACGGACGCGCCAAGCTCGCCCGCAAGGGCTGTGACCTGCTCGTCGTCAATGAGGTCGGCGAGCACAAGGCCTTCGGCTCGGCGGAGAACGAAGCGGTGATCCTCGCGGCCGACGGAACCGAAACCCCGGTGCCGTACGGGCCCAAAGAATCCCTGGCCGACACGGTCTGGGACCTGGTCGCACCCCGCCTGGCCGAGACTCGCCGCTGA
- the gmk gene encoding guanylate kinase, producing MSSDVSRGTTPAPPARQPRLTVLSGPSGVGKSTVVAHMRKVHPEVWLSVSATTRKPRPGERHGIHYFFVEDEEFDKLIANGELLEWAEFAGNRYGTPRKAVLDRLAAGEPVLLEIDLQGARQVRASMAEAELVFLAPPSWDELVRRLTGRGTEAPEVIERRLAAARVELAAEKEFDVTLVNTSVEDVSRELLALMLNRSGDRNTSG from the coding sequence ATGAGTTCTGACGTCTCCCGGGGGACGACCCCCGCGCCCCCGGCCAGACAGCCGCGGCTGACCGTGCTCTCCGGCCCCTCCGGGGTCGGCAAGAGCACGGTCGTCGCGCATATGCGCAAGGTCCACCCCGAGGTCTGGCTTTCGGTCTCGGCCACCACCCGCAAGCCGCGGCCCGGGGAGCGGCACGGCATCCATTACTTCTTCGTCGAGGACGAGGAGTTCGACAAGCTCATCGCCAATGGTGAGCTGCTCGAATGGGCCGAGTTCGCCGGCAACCGCTACGGCACCCCCCGCAAGGCGGTGCTGGACCGGCTGGCGGCCGGGGAGCCGGTCCTGCTGGAGATCGATCTTCAGGGTGCCCGCCAGGTCCGCGCGTCCATGGCGGAGGCCGAGCTGGTCTTCCTGGCCCCGCCGAGCTGGGACGAGCTGGTCCGCCGGCTCACCGGACGGGGCACCGAGGCGCCGGAGGTCATCGAGCGCCGGCTGGCCGCCGCCAGGGTCGAGCTGGCAGCGGAGAAAGAGTTCGATGTGACGCTTGTCAACACCTCCGTCGAGGACGTCAGCCGCGAGCTGCTAGCCTTGATGCTGAATCGCTCCGGGGACCGGAACACCAGCGGCTGA